GCTCTGGTACCAGGACGCCACCCCCTCGAGCGCTCTGCTCCCGACGCCGCCGGTGAAGTAGTCCACGACGGCCCCGGTGACCTGGCTGCGGGCGACGGAGACGGTTGCCTCCTGGAACGCCGACACCTTGCCGGCCGCCAGCCCCTCGGCCAGCTCCGCGCCGTGCCTGCCGATCTCGGCGGCCGTCGCGCCCGCCCGGGTCATCTCGAGCAGCGTGTCGAGACGGGTACCGGAGGTCCCGACGGTGAGGGTCTCCTCCTCCAGGTAGTCGTTCCAGAGGCACCAGACGAACTGCACGACCTTCGTCCAGGCCGGGTCCAGACCCACGAAGAAGGGGGCGACCTCGATGGTCCAGCCGAAGCTCCCCTTCCGCGCCTCCTCCCAGACGCGCCGTGCCCAGAGCCGCTCGTCAGGATCGAAGAAGGCCGCGTCCTCGATGGCCCGCACGATCAGCGTCGGTGACAGGCGGGCGCGATCGAGCTGCTCGCCGGTCGCGAGCGCCAGCATCGCGATGCTGCCGGCGTGGAGCGCGGCCCGCACGCGGCGAGGCGGCTCCAGCTCGACGAAGGCGCGGGGTTCCGACCAGATCATGGGCTCATCAGACAGGGCGCGGTCGATCGTGACAAGAGCGCCAGATCACGGGTGGGCATCCGGCGGGGATGCGGACGTGGTCGCCTGGAGCCAGTCACCAGTCGCGCCACCTCAGCTGACCCGCTCCCAGGCGTCGGCGTACCGCTCCACCAGCTTCGAACCGCCGGCCGACTGGGGGGCGGGCACGAACTCGCCGTCGACGACCGTCCCCACCACCCGGTAGGACTCCCGCTTCCCGAATCCCTCGACCACGGTGAACTCGGCCTGGAACCCGTCGACCACGTAGCCTCCCTCCTCGAACCGCGGGTACGCCTCCGCGGTGGCGCCCAGCAGCCGGTCGAGGTCGGCGTCGCTCGCGCTGCCCTCCACGACCAAGCGGATCACCGGGACTGTGGACACTTGCCGCAACGCCGCGACGGCGGCCACCTCCGACACCAGGGTGCGCGTCGTGGAGCCTGCCGGGAGCGGGGACGAGCTGTGGATCTCGCGCACGGTGGAGACCGCGTCCTCCGCCGGTCGTCCGCGGAAGAGGTGGATCGGCAGGTACTGGTTGCCGGCGGTCTCGTAGAGGCGGTCGTGCACCGCGCCCCAGGCCCCAAGGTCGCTGACCTGAACCTGCCGGATGGCAGGTTCGCGCTGGCCGTCGCCCTCCGGCGGGCCGAGCACGCCGTCGGCACCGGCGTCGAGGGCGATCTCGGCCCACTCGCGTCGCTCACCGCGGAAGGTGTCGGCGAAGACGTCGGCGCCGGCGCGCAGGCCGCCCCATCCGAGGATCAGCGGCTGGGAGAAGGCCGACGGGTCGACCAGTGACTCGACGTCGGCGAGGACCTCGTCCAACCCGATGTCGCCTGGGTCGAGCAGAACGCCCCCGCTGACCTCCTCGATGTCGCCGGTGACGCCCTCGACCCAGCCTCTGGTGCCGGGGTGCTGGGCGCAGAGGTCGACGAGCTGGCCCACCGCCGCCCGCGGCAGCTGCATGCCCAGCTCGTCGGCGCGCGTCCACTGCACCCGAGCGGTCCCGTCGGCGGACTGGACGACGCGGGTGGCGCGCGGCTGCGGGCCGGCTTCCTCGTCGTAGTCGCCCACGAGCCGGAAGACGTTGCAGGGCGCAGCGGTGACGACGTAGCTCGGGTAGTCCCCCACTGCCCCGGACTCCGCCCGGCCGTCGCCCCGCAGCCACAGGGCGGGGTGCAGCACCTGGTGACCGGAGCTCGGGTACAGAAGGGTCTCGAACCCGTCCACCGACAGCAGGACGGTGTCGTCGTAGCGGTCGTGGCTGTGCACCCGGTCCTGCATCTGGTCGACCAGGGCAAGAACGTCGGCGTCGGGCAGACCTGCCGTGGTCTCCACCCGAATCCAGTCCTCGGCGTCGTCCTCGTGCACGGTCGGCTCGACCACCGCCCGCTCGACACTCGACTGCTCGCCCAACCACTCCACCGCCCGCTGCCGGGCCCTGGCCTCGTCGTCCTCGGGCGAGGAGGTGCACGCAGCCACCGCCAGCAGGACGCCGGCGACGAGGAGCACGGGGAGACGGGATCTGGGCACGGGTCATTGTCACAAGCGGCGGTGCCAGGTGCTGGGCAGTGGAGGCCGCGATCGACGTCAGTCACGGAGCGGTTCTCCGGGCCGCGGCCGCCTCTTCGCGGAGTTGTCCACAGATCTGCCTCCGGACCACCCCACGGGCGGTTCGCGCTCCCTAGCGTCGACGCCATGAGCACCCACCCCCACGACCCCACCCGCCTCGACGACGGGCTGTTCGGGTTCGGCGCGCCGCCGAGGAAGCACGACGAGAGCATGGCCGACGTGATGGGCCGCGTCGCCCAGGTCGCCGCCGATCTGCAGGACCGTCCCGGCTCGACCAGCCTGACCAGGCCCTTCGCGGACCTGTCGGCGTCCGCCACCTCCGCGTCCGCCGAGGTGGACGTGGCCGTCCGCGAGACCGTGGTGACCTCGCTCCGTCTGGACGAGCACTGGCTGCGGACCGCGGACGTCCTCGAGGTCGAGCAGCTGGTCCGAGACACCGTCAACAGGGCCCTGTCTGACTTCCGCGACCAGGCGGTGGAGCAGATGACGAGCGGCGGGAACGGTGGCGACGACCTGGCGTCCCGGATCGCCGCCCTGCAGACCGAGATGCACGAGGCGTTCCGCAACGACCTGTCCCGAGCGGTCGCGCCCGGGGAGGAGCTGGTGCGCCGGCTGGGAGGTGCCTCGTGACCACCCGGTTCGACCCCAGCTCGTGGACCAAGGGCGCCACCGCCATCACCGAGGAGGCCGCCGCCTTCCACCAGTCGGCCACGTCGACCCTCGGCATGAGCTCCGACGTCGGCGCGCTCGGCTCCACCGGTGGGGCGACGCTGGTGGACGAGGCCATCGCCACGGTCCTGCCGCCGGTCTTCGACGAGGTGCTGGCCGCCATCGAGGCGCTGGCGACCGGGCTCGGGCAGGAGGCCGACCTGATGCACGCCACCGCGGCCGCCTACCGCGACACCGAGGGCGCCAACGAGCACCTCGGCCGAGCCGCCGGGCAGGTGTGAGCCATGGCGATGATGCTGCCGGGGTGGCTGGAGGAAGCGCTGCAGTTCGCCGGCTACTCCTGGCCCTCCACCAACGAGGACACCCTGCGGGCCTGGGCGTCGGAGTGGTCGTCGCTGTCGACGCGCGCGCTGGCCCACGCCGACGAGGTCGACCACGCCGTCGCCTTCGTGTCGTCCACCAACGAGGGCGAGGGCGTGGAGTCCTTCACCGCCTACATGCGCGGCGACAGCAACCTCGCAGCGCTGCGCGACTTCGGGATCGCGACCGGCATGCTCGGGCAGGCCTGCAGCGCCGGCGCGAGAATCGTGGTGACGGTCAAGCTGGCGGTCATCGGACAGCTCGCCACCCTCGCCGTCGCGATCGCCGGGGCGGTGGCGTCCGGCGGGCTCGCGTCGGCCGCTGTGTTGATCGCACGCGAGGTGGCTCGGCGGCTGGTCGACGCGGCGATCGGGCTGGCGGTCGCCGAGATCCTGGATGTGTAGCCGTGGGTGGTCTGCTCAAGGCTTTGATCCGCTTGCTCACGGCAGCACGCAAGAAGGCACCGACTCCGGTCACCCCTGGGGTTAGGAAGTTGCCCAACGGAGCCACCATCCACCCCAGCCCTCCGCCCATGGTGACGTCGCCTCACCAGGTGCAGAAGAAGTTCAAGCATGCTGGTGACTTCGGCATCCCGGGGAACTACAACAAGGCCAAGGGTGAGCAGTACGACCGTGTCCTGCACGATCACGTCAACGCCCCGACAACGACGCCGATCGACGGCACCTACCATCGTGAGCCTGTGATCCACCATCTCGATACGAGCACCGGGTTGAACGTGGTGACCAAGCCTGACGGACGGTTCGTCACCGCGTGGAAGTTCAACTCCGACCAGCTCCGGAACGTCACCACTCATGGAGGCCTGTAATGCCCGACGTCAGCGTGACCCTTTCTGCAGATGAGGCCTTGGTCCTGCTCGACTGGCTCGCCATCGAGAACGAGGTCGAGAAAGTCGCCGTTGACCCAGCCGTGCGACAAGCAATGTGGAATCTGGAAGCTCTGCTCGAACGCGTCGTCGCGGCCGTCGTCGCTGAGGACTACGCCGAGCAGGTGGATCAAGCCAAGGCCCGGCTGACCCCCTCGACGGATTGATGCAGGCCCCGGGCTAGATGACGCGATGTCGACCGCCGGATCGACCCGAAGCCCATAGGCCGGGGTGTGGCTGACCCTTTGGCCGGCGCTGGCAAGATCCTCCCCATGCCCGAGGGACACACACTGCGTCGGCTGGCCGACCAGCTGAACGCCACCTTCTCCGGGCAGGAGGTGCAGACGTCGAGTCCGCAGGGCCGGTTCGCCGAGTCGGCGGCCCTGCTGGACGGGGCTCAGTTCGTGGCCGCCGAGTCGGCCGGGAAGCACCTCTTGGTGGACTTCGAGGGCGACCAGCTGCTGCACGTCCACCTCGGGCTGTACGGGAAGTTCCTGATCAAGCGGGGAGCGTCCACGCCTCCGGTCGGGCAGGTCCGGCTGCGGGTGGAGAGCGAGACCGCCTTCGCCGACCTGCGCGGGCCGACCGCCTGCGAGCTGTGGACACCTGCGGAGGAGGCAGCGCTGCTGGCCCGCCTCGGACCGGACCCGCTGCGCGAAGACGCCGACCCCACCCGGGCGTGGGAGCGGATCCGCCGCAGCAAGGCGCCGATCGGGGCGCTCCTGATGGACCAGTCGGTGCTGGCCGGGGTCGGGAACGTCTACCGTGCGGAGATCCTGTTCCGGCACAACCTCCACCCACTCCGACCGGGTCAGGCGCTGCGTCGCGCTCAGTTCGTCGCGATGTGGGACGACCTCGTCGCGCTGATGGCCGACGGCGTGAGGATCGGGCGGATCGAGACCGTCCGCGCCGAGCACCTGGACCTGGTCCGGGCCCGCGACCGGCGTTCCTACGTGTACCGCCGGCAGGGCGAGCCGTGCCGGCTCTGCGGAACGGAGATCCGGACCGACGTGCTGGTCGGGCGCAACCTGTTCTGGTGCCCGCGGTGCCAGCCCGCCTACCGCGGCCGGACCTAACCCCTTCGCCCGTGCCTCGCCCGGCGCAGTTGCGTGGAGTGGTGGTCGCTCGAGCTGGACGGGCCACGATCTCTGCAGTCGTCAACGGCATGCAGACCCGAGCATTCGACTAGAACCCGTCTTCGCCTGAGGCCGTCCAGAGGGCGCCGGAGTCTGCCGCCCGACCCAGAGGGCCGACCCTGGCGGGCCTGCTCGCCTGTGACAGCGCCCGATCTGCAGCGGCGACCCTCCGGACGTCAGTGCTCGAGTCGATGGGTCACCGAGCGTTCTCCACCTACCGCTCGCGGGCCCGAAGAGGTGGATTTCGACGGTCAGTCGTCCCTCGGTGTCGGGAGACACGCGGCAGCGAGCGCCTGCCCGTCACTCCCAACCGCAACTGACCCTCAAAATCCGTCAGCACGGCCATCACCAGAGGTAAGAACACGGGTATGCCCAGCGCTCCACCCGAGAGCCACCGCTTGCCTGCTGTCTCAGCGGCCGGAAGGGACCGTCTGCCGGCTCCGCCCACGCAGCCGCACCACGACAGCCGCACCCAGCGCCACGACCGCGGCGACGATGGCCGCGACCGCCACCGGCGTCGACAGCGGGTCGTCGGTCAGCCGGCCGATGGCCACCCAGGCCAGTCCCCAGGCCATGGCCAGCGCGATCGCGAACCGGCCACCCAGCCGCCAGGCGAGCGCGGCCGCCACGGCCCCGGCCACCAGCACCACGACGACCCCGAGCACGGTGGCCACCGACTCCGGCGGCTCGACCCCCAGGCTGACCAGGGCGGCGGTGATGTTGGCGACGGTCGCCACGGACACCCAGCCGAGGTACAGGCCGAAGGTGCCGTCGACCACCAGCGTCTCGGCGGTCCGGCCCGAGCCGGTGCCGACCAGCCGCAGCCCGATCAGCGCGAGGACCGCGAGCAGCGCCACGATGATCACGGCGGTCAGCCACACCACACCCGTCTGGGCGACGAGGATCCACACCGCGTTCAGCACCATCGACGCCGCGGGCAGGTAGCCCAGCCGGCGCAGGCGCGAGTCGGCGGCGTTGCGCGGCAGCCACTGCCAGATCGTGAAGGCGAAGAGCCCCAGGTAGATGACCGACCAGATCGAGAAGGCGGGCCCCGCCGGCGCCACCAGCGTGGCCTGGTCCGACAGCGCCCCCTGGCTGGTGTCCTCGATCTCGGTGCCCAGCAGGCCCGTTCCCACGGCCGTCCCGACCAGGCAGAAGATCTCGGCGGCGGTGGTCACGATCCGACGGGTGAGGTCGCTCGACGTGGAATCACTCAGCATGCTGAGCATCCTACCCGCCCTAGGCGACGAGCAGCAGCCCCTGGCTCAGCCTCGGCCCGCGGCCCGAACCAGCCGGATCAGCTCGGCCCGGAAGCCCGCCGGGTCGACCAGCGGCGCGGTGACCAGCTCGTCGGCCACCTCGGTCGCGGTGATCTCGGTGTAGGCCGCCCGGCCCGCCTCGGTCAGCCGCACCTGGAGCCGTCGACGGTCCTCGGGGTCGCGCTCGCGGGTGACGTGGCCGGTGCGCTCGAGCCGCTCGACCACCCGCGCCAT
The sequence above is a segment of the Auraticoccus monumenti genome. Coding sequences within it:
- a CDS encoding PASTA domain-containing protein, with translation MIWSEPRAFVELEPPRRVRAALHAGSIAMLALATGEQLDRARLSPTLIVRAIEDAAFFDPDERLWARRVWEEARKGSFGWTIEVAPFFVGLDPAWTKVVQFVWCLWNDYLEEETLTVGTSGTRLDTLLEMTRAGATAAEIGRHGAELAEGLAAGKVSAFQEATVSVARSQVTGAVVDYFTGGVGSRALEGVASWYQSDATKVDHWVKDLALRYLLADHLKDTDPGRFAYARQRFFNEAQQLGSSSDHSRRVRMLLAAYGNMADKGESVVRAMPNLVDMRVNDAVSVLRALNVEPQLVDHSGQGRMMVQQSRWLVVAQHPDPGAPTSYVVVRLAFAKPGERVRTLQTKAMLAGH
- a CDS encoding WXG100-like domain-containing protein — protein: MAMMLPGWLEEALQFAGYSWPSTNEDTLRAWASEWSSLSTRALAHADEVDHAVAFVSSTNEGEGVESFTAYMRGDSNLAALRDFGIATGMLGQACSAGARIVVTVKLAVIGQLATLAVAIAGAVASGGLASAAVLIAREVARRLVDAAIGLAVAEILDV
- a CDS encoding colicin D domain-containing protein; translation: MQKKFKHAGDFGIPGNYNKAKGEQYDRVLHDHVNAPTTTPIDGTYHREPVIHHLDTSTGLNVVTKPDGRFVTAWKFNSDQLRNVTTHGGL
- a CDS encoding Fpg/Nei family DNA glycosylase; this translates as MPEGHTLRRLADQLNATFSGQEVQTSSPQGRFAESAALLDGAQFVAAESAGKHLLVDFEGDQLLHVHLGLYGKFLIKRGASTPPVGQVRLRVESETAFADLRGPTACELWTPAEEAALLARLGPDPLREDADPTRAWERIRRSKAPIGALLMDQSVLAGVGNVYRAEILFRHNLHPLRPGQALRRAQFVAMWDDLVALMADGVRIGRIETVRAEHLDLVRARDRRSYVYRRQGEPCRLCGTEIRTDVLVGRNLFWCPRCQPAYRGRT
- a CDS encoding TspO/MBR family protein yields the protein MLSDSTSSDLTRRIVTTAAEIFCLVGTAVGTGLLGTEIEDTSQGALSDQATLVAPAGPAFSIWSVIYLGLFAFTIWQWLPRNAADSRLRRLGYLPAASMVLNAVWILVAQTGVVWLTAVIIVALLAVLALIGLRLVGTGSGRTAETLVVDGTFGLYLGWVSVATVANITAALVSLGVEPPESVATVLGVVVVLVAGAVAAALAWRLGGRFAIALAMAWGLAWVAIGRLTDDPLSTPVAVAAIVAAVVALGAAVVVRLRGRSRQTVPSGR
- a CDS encoding MarR family winged helix-turn-helix transcriptional regulator codes for the protein MDEDLADWSLGRLLSTAARHVERDWNAFLGERGLTHAGLLALHALVDGPRTQRQLAAASQVEEQTMARVVERLERTGHVTRERDPEDRRRLQVRLTEAGRAAYTEITATEVADELVTAPLVDPAGFRAELIRLVRAAGRG